In Streptomyces sp. NBC_00878, a single window of DNA contains:
- a CDS encoding glycoside hydrolase family 43 protein: MTAGHISNPVLPGFHPDPSIVRVGAEYFLATSTFEWFPGVPVHRSTDLAHWEPAGHILDRPDLLDLRGVVDSAGVWAPSLSYHEGRFWLVYSIVRTVGHPYKDVDNHLITAPSIDGPWSRPVFLNSSGFDPSFFHDEDGRSWLLNIQWDPRDGHPSFAGIVLQEYDDDKRALIGQPRTILTHEELIEGPNVYRHDGWYYLMLAEGGTGWNHGILMARSRELTGPYELDPDGSLLTTRDAPEWPLQKAGHGELVQTAAGEWYLAHLASRPVQTPDGPRCILGRETCLQRVTWTDDGWLRLAGGGRRPSLEVPAPTGAEPGPAAPTVARDDFDSPSLGGSWSTLRAPATPDWLTLRERPGHLRLRGRQSPHSRFDQSLVARRLTSVRSEVTTVVDFRPSHFSQLAGLICWYDTSTHFYLRLTHVEGRGRVLGVVLTDDGVYGELPDSELTTDDWPLVYLRARFDGAELRFAASPDGTDWHPVGPALDASKLSDDYGDRLRFTGAFVGVCVQDLGGTRAPADFDWFEMREHDGGE, translated from the coding sequence ATGACCGCGGGCCACATCAGCAACCCCGTGCTGCCCGGATTCCATCCGGACCCGAGCATCGTGCGCGTCGGCGCGGAGTACTTCCTCGCCACCTCGACCTTCGAATGGTTCCCGGGCGTCCCCGTCCACCGCTCCACCGATCTCGCCCACTGGGAGCCGGCCGGGCACATCCTGGACCGGCCCGACCTGCTCGACCTGCGTGGAGTCGTCGACTCGGCGGGCGTCTGGGCGCCCTCGCTCTCGTACCACGAGGGGCGGTTCTGGCTCGTCTACAGCATCGTGCGGACCGTCGGGCACCCGTACAAGGACGTCGACAACCACCTGATCACGGCCCCGTCGATCGACGGCCCGTGGTCGCGGCCGGTGTTCCTCAACTCCTCCGGTTTCGACCCCTCGTTCTTCCATGACGAGGACGGCCGCAGCTGGCTGCTCAACATCCAGTGGGACCCGCGCGACGGGCATCCGTCCTTCGCCGGGATCGTGCTCCAGGAGTACGACGACGACAAGCGGGCCCTGATCGGGCAGCCGCGCACGATCCTCACGCACGAGGAGCTGATCGAGGGGCCCAACGTCTACCGGCACGACGGCTGGTACTACCTGATGCTCGCCGAGGGCGGCACCGGCTGGAACCACGGCATCCTGATGGCCCGCTCGCGCGAGCTGACCGGACCGTACGAACTCGACCCGGACGGTTCGCTGTTGACGACGCGCGACGCCCCGGAGTGGCCGTTGCAGAAGGCCGGCCACGGTGAGCTGGTCCAGACGGCTGCGGGGGAGTGGTACCTCGCCCACCTCGCCTCCAGACCCGTACAGACGCCCGACGGGCCGCGCTGCATCCTCGGCCGGGAGACCTGTCTGCAACGCGTGACCTGGACCGACGACGGCTGGCTGCGGCTGGCGGGCGGAGGGCGGCGGCCGAGCCTGGAGGTCCCGGCGCCCACCGGGGCGGAGCCGGGACCCGCCGCCCCGACCGTCGCCCGGGACGACTTCGACTCGCCCTCCCTGGGCGGAAGTTGGAGCACGCTCCGGGCTCCCGCGACCCCCGACTGGCTGACCCTCCGGGAACGTCCCGGGCATCTGCGGCTGCGCGGCAGGCAGAGCCCGCACTCGCGGTTCGACCAGAGTCTGGTCGCGCGGCGGCTCACCTCGGTGCGCAGCGAGGTGACGACGGTCGTCGACTTCCGCCCCTCGCACTTCAGTCAACTCGCGGGCCTCATCTGCTGGTACGACACCTCGACGCACTTCTATCTCCGCCTCACCCACGTCGAGGGCCGGGGCCGCGTCCTGGGCGTGGTACTCACCGACGACGGGGTGTACGGGGAACTCCCGGACAGCGAACTCACCACGGACGACTGGCCGTTGGTGTATCTGCGGGCCCGCTTCGACGGCGCGGAACTCCGCTTCGCCGCCTCGCCCGACGGCACGGACTGGCATCCCGTGGGCCCGGCCCTGGACGCGAGCAAGCTCTCCGACGACTACGGGGACCGGCTGCGGTTCACCGGCGCGTTCGTCGGCGTCTGCGTGCAGGACCTGGGCGGGACCCGCGCCCCGGCGGACTTCGACTGGTTCGAGATGCGGGAACACGACGGAGGGGAGTAG